One genomic region from Proteus vulgaris encodes:
- a CDS encoding dihydrodipicolinate synthase family protein, producing MSQQKYVGVWPVMLTPFDAKGEIDWASLERLVDWYIDSGVHGLFAACQSSEMFYLSDEETQALTRFIVEKADGRVPVVASGHTATALSQQKEQLQAMAGTGVDGVIMISNRLALVGESDDKALETLQVLTNVVPKEIDLGIYECPYPYKRLLSEEIVEWCAQSNRFTFIKDTCCSLPMIERRLALSKGTRLHLANANSQTLLASFQAGCQAYSGVMANFHPELYVWLYENWKDKPEQAAVLADYLSTAAMTETLDYPACAKYHQRLIGNFSTLVCRSRNSSQFENSFFPSAVNSMTALGENMKKWLSLD from the coding sequence ATGAGTCAGCAAAAATACGTCGGTGTTTGGCCTGTTATGCTAACCCCTTTTGATGCCAAAGGGGAGATTGATTGGGCGTCATTAGAGCGCCTTGTAGACTGGTATATTGATTCTGGTGTACACGGACTCTTTGCCGCCTGCCAATCAAGCGAAATGTTTTATTTAAGTGATGAGGAAACTCAAGCACTCACCCGTTTTATCGTTGAAAAAGCAGATGGAAGAGTACCTGTAGTTGCTTCTGGTCATACTGCAACAGCATTAAGTCAGCAAAAAGAACAATTGCAGGCAATGGCTGGCACAGGCGTCGATGGCGTCATTATGATCAGTAATCGCTTGGCTCTAGTCGGGGAGTCGGATGATAAAGCGCTGGAAACACTGCAAGTCTTAACCAATGTGGTACCAAAAGAGATTGATTTGGGTATCTATGAATGCCCTTATCCTTACAAACGTTTGTTATCTGAGGAAATTGTAGAGTGGTGCGCACAAAGTAATCGCTTTACCTTTATCAAAGATACGTGCTGTTCTCTTCCGATGATAGAACGTCGTTTGGCATTATCAAAAGGGACTCGCTTGCATCTTGCAAACGCCAACAGTCAAACGCTATTAGCTTCATTCCAAGCAGGATGTCAGGCATATAGCGGTGTAATGGCAAACTTCCATCCAGAGCTTTATGTTTGGCTTTATGAGAATTGGAAGGATAAACCAGAGCAGGCTGCGGTGTTAGCAGATTATTTATCAACAGCAGCGATGACCGAAACACTGGATTATCCAGCATGCGCTAAATATCATCAGCGCCTGATTGGTAACTTCAGCACACTGGTCTGCCGTTCCCGTAACAGCAGTCAGTTTGAAAACTCATTTTTCCCTTCTGCCGTCAATAGCATGACTGCATTGGGTGAGAATATGAAGAAGTGGCTTTCGTTAGATTAA
- the opp1B gene encoding nickel/cobalt ABC transporter permease, which translates to MLRYIFWRVLAIFPLALMISFIAFILLELAPSDPAEVALRVNEIVPTPEAIEGMRHELGLDKPFFTRYFLWLMSGLQFDFGTSFLTRTPVIQEMLRALPPTLWLASTALFFTIILALPLALWCVAKPQSFTDKCIRFIVFVLTAIPNYWLGLLLIWGVAVYLDWLPVSGMLSPQSVILPALALSLGYIGTYLRLLRGAMLNQWHQPYVFYAKARGLPDNLILRRHILRNSLYSSLTALGMSIPKLIAGTVVIENIFAWPGIGRLCISAIFGRDYPMIQAYILLMSLLFLFFNFLMDVIQMMTDPRLRR; encoded by the coding sequence ATGCTACGTTATATATTCTGGAGAGTGCTGGCTATCTTCCCACTGGCACTGATGATTTCATTTATTGCCTTTATTCTGTTGGAGTTAGCCCCATCTGATCCTGCGGAAGTCGCGTTACGCGTCAATGAAATAGTACCAACGCCCGAAGCTATTGAAGGGATGCGCCATGAGTTAGGGTTAGATAAGCCTTTTTTCACGCGTTACTTTTTATGGTTAATGTCAGGCTTACAATTCGATTTTGGTACTTCTTTTCTTACAAGAACGCCTGTTATTCAAGAGATGCTAAGGGCATTACCACCAACACTTTGGTTAGCCTCAACAGCGCTATTCTTTACGATTATTCTGGCATTACCTTTAGCATTATGGTGCGTGGCTAAACCTCAAAGTTTTACGGATAAATGCATCCGTTTTATTGTGTTTGTTTTAACGGCAATTCCTAATTACTGGTTAGGGTTGCTCTTAATTTGGGGCGTCGCGGTTTATTTAGATTGGCTGCCTGTCAGCGGGATGTTATCGCCACAGTCTGTTATTTTGCCCGCATTAGCACTCTCTTTAGGATATATCGGCACTTATTTACGATTATTACGCGGTGCGATGCTAAATCAATGGCATCAGCCTTATGTCTTTTATGCCAAAGCGCGTGGATTACCCGATAACCTTATTTTACGTCGTCATATTTTACGTAATTCGTTGTATTCCAGTTTAACGGCATTGGGAATGAGCATTCCGAAGCTTATTGCTGGTACGGTGGTGATTGAAAATATTTTTGCTTGGCCGGGAATAGGGCGACTATGTATCAGCGCTATATTTGGTCGTGATTATCCGATGATACAAGCCTATATTTTATTGATGTCACTGTTATTTCTCTTTTTTAACTTTCTGATGGACGTCATTCAAATGATGACTGATCCACGGTTAAGGAGATAA
- a CDS encoding FGGY-family carbohydrate kinase, with translation MEQQYFIGVDVGSASVRAAVFDSNGKRLGFSVRPIAQFRPKTDFVEQSSTDIWQQVCTTVKESVALSAIDPIHVKSIGFDATCSLVAVDKDGKGLSVSPSGKAEQDIIMWMDHRAVQETVTINLTNDPSLRYVGGEVSIEMELPKILWLKNHYPERYENVWRFFDLADFLVWKATSGDVASTCTLTCKWNYLAHQGQFSESLLADVGLDELLEKVPQTILALGEQAGCLDESVANAFGLHTGVIVASGIIDAHAGGLALTASQPEGSLAIISGTSNCHMIVSQYPIMVPGVWGPYFGAMLPELWLNEGGQSAAGALVEWSIRRHESWAELEQEANEKGVNYYALLNEAVAELEENEQYPTAQFHVLADHHGNRSPRANPAAKGMVSGLTLESGRVALARYYLATLQSIAYGTRHIIDTLEDAGHQINRIVMCGGATKNPLWLREYANATGREIHLAQEEDAVNLGAALLGAVACKAFDDFSKAASAMVREGGIITPDSDTFAFHQAKYQVYLQMYQDQQRYNEMMSDC, from the coding sequence ATGGAACAACAATATTTTATTGGCGTTGATGTTGGCTCAGCCAGTGTCCGTGCAGCGGTATTTGATAGCAATGGAAAGCGTTTGGGCTTTTCTGTTCGCCCTATTGCGCAGTTCCGCCCAAAAACGGATTTCGTTGAGCAATCGTCTACCGATATTTGGCAGCAGGTTTGCACTACCGTAAAAGAGTCGGTGGCGTTATCTGCTATTGATCCTATCCATGTGAAATCTATTGGTTTTGATGCCACCTGTTCTTTGGTTGCTGTGGATAAGGACGGTAAAGGGCTTTCTGTTTCACCAAGCGGTAAAGCTGAGCAAGATATCATCATGTGGATGGATCACCGTGCTGTACAAGAAACAGTCACTATCAATCTGACCAATGATCCTTCATTGCGATATGTTGGCGGTGAAGTGAGTATCGAAATGGAATTGCCAAAAATTCTGTGGTTAAAAAATCATTACCCAGAGCGTTATGAAAATGTATGGCGATTCTTTGATTTAGCTGACTTTTTAGTATGGAAAGCAACATCAGGGGATGTCGCAAGTACTTGTACATTAACCTGTAAATGGAACTATTTAGCACATCAGGGACAATTTAGTGAGAGTTTGTTAGCCGATGTAGGTTTGGATGAATTATTAGAAAAAGTACCACAAACCATCCTTGCGTTAGGTGAACAAGCAGGTTGTTTAGATGAATCAGTTGCCAATGCGTTTGGCTTGCACACGGGTGTAATTGTTGCTTCAGGCATTATTGACGCTCATGCGGGTGGCTTGGCATTAACAGCATCACAACCTGAAGGGAGTTTGGCAATTATCAGTGGCACGTCTAACTGCCACATGATTGTGAGCCAATATCCCATTATGGTACCCGGTGTTTGGGGACCTTATTTTGGCGCGATGTTACCCGAATTATGGCTAAACGAAGGCGGTCAAAGTGCTGCTGGTGCGTTAGTTGAATGGTCTATCCGCCGTCATGAATCATGGGCTGAATTAGAGCAAGAAGCGAATGAAAAAGGCGTTAACTACTATGCCTTATTAAACGAAGCCGTCGCTGAATTGGAAGAGAATGAACAATACCCAACAGCACAGTTTCATGTTTTAGCTGACCATCATGGCAATCGTTCTCCGCGCGCAAACCCTGCCGCCAAAGGCATGGTAAGCGGATTAACGCTGGAAAGTGGTCGAGTTGCATTGGCTCGTTATTATCTCGCGACACTGCAATCTATTGCTTACGGTACACGCCATATTATCGACACGCTTGAAGATGCTGGACATCAAATTAATCGTATCGTGATGTGTGGTGGTGCAACGAAAAATCCATTATGGCTACGCGAATATGCCAATGCGACAGGTCGTGAAATTCATTTAGCACAAGAAGAAGATGCAGTGAATTTAGGGGCTGCATTATTAGGTGCAGTGGCATGTAAAGCCTTTGATGATTTCTCTAAAGCTGCCAGTGCAATGGTGCGAGAAGGTGGCATTATCACTCCAGATAGCGACACGTTTGCCTTCCATCAGGCCAAATATCAAGTTTATTTGCAGATGTATCAAGATCAGCAGCGTTATAACGAAATGATGTCGGATTGTTGA
- a CDS encoding tripartite tricarboxylate transporter TctB family protein, giving the protein MTKINTIIGAISVAFGALIIYLSRDMSMFDDYGVPGERFWPYGLAILFILLGIFQWISIVVDKIKHVHKSVDLSSTAVKRAYGLGIFMLVYAAGLHFFGFIIPSLLLIPVIMWLMNERKPIALVIIPVVMVAAVYVFFDIIFNSPLPTSVFFE; this is encoded by the coding sequence ATGACAAAAATCAATACAATCATCGGTGCGATTTCAGTGGCTTTCGGGGCACTAATTATCTATCTCTCCCGTGATATGAGCATGTTTGATGATTATGGTGTGCCTGGGGAGCGTTTTTGGCCTTATGGTCTTGCCATCTTATTTATTTTACTGGGGATTTTTCAATGGATTAGTATTGTGGTTGATAAAATCAAACACGTACATAAGTCTGTTGACCTGAGTTCTACCGCAGTTAAACGCGCTTATGGTTTAGGCATCTTTATGTTGGTCTATGCCGCAGGTCTGCACTTTTTTGGCTTTATTATTCCGTCACTGCTTCTTATCCCGGTCATTATGTGGCTGATGAATGAAAGAAAACCTATCGCACTGGTTATTATTCCGGTTGTAATGGTTGCCGCCGTTTATGTCTTCTTTGACATTATCTTTAATTCACCTCTGCCAACCTCCGTCTTTTTTGAGTAA
- a CDS encoding tripartite tricarboxylate transporter substrate binding protein, giving the protein MKKSLLAALAITMTLGMGNAVAQQLTYPTKNIDVVIPKNPGGGTDTSARTIIEFAKDVMPAGRIFVPVNKPAGNGLTGLIEVANARPDGTKLVMTTVELAMFPHQGKSPVTYKDFTPIATTIADPVVLVVNAESPYTTLQEFIDGAKANPGKLKVGNSGMGAIYHLAGVNIERTTGAKFNHIPYNEGTGPSIAALVGNHIDGVLTTPGAVKSQVDAGILRVLGVMDERRFPLFPAVPTFKEALKLDTNVKMRAWAVLATTANVPDNVKKELVDAFSEVVQKPGYQEALKKQGIMPVFITGDDAYQMMKEDHEMYAELISATLKK; this is encoded by the coding sequence ATGAAAAAGAGTCTACTCGCAGCGTTGGCGATTACGATGACACTGGGCATGGGGAACGCAGTTGCCCAACAGTTAACGTATCCTACAAAAAATATTGATGTTGTCATCCCGAAAAACCCGGGCGGTGGTACTGATACTTCAGCACGTACTATCATTGAATTTGCAAAAGATGTCATGCCAGCGGGACGTATTTTCGTTCCTGTGAATAAGCCAGCTGGTAATGGTTTAACTGGTCTGATTGAAGTTGCTAATGCGCGTCCAGATGGCACGAAATTAGTGATGACAACCGTTGAACTTGCGATGTTCCCACACCAAGGAAAATCACCAGTTACTTATAAAGACTTCACCCCAATCGCAACAACTATCGCTGATCCAGTCGTGTTAGTTGTTAATGCAGAATCACCTTATACCACGTTACAAGAGTTTATCGATGGCGCGAAAGCGAATCCGGGTAAACTGAAAGTGGGTAACTCAGGTATGGGTGCTATTTATCACTTAGCTGGCGTTAATATCGAACGTACCACTGGCGCTAAATTTAACCATATCCCTTACAACGAAGGTACAGGCCCTTCAATCGCTGCTTTAGTGGGTAACCACATCGATGGCGTCTTAACCACTCCGGGTGCCGTTAAATCTCAAGTTGATGCCGGTATTCTACGTGTTCTTGGTGTAATGGATGAGCGTCGTTTCCCATTATTCCCAGCAGTACCTACTTTCAAAGAAGCATTAAAATTAGACACTAACGTGAAAATGCGTGCTTGGGCAGTATTAGCAACAACCGCTAATGTGCCTGATAACGTGAAGAAAGAGTTAGTTGATGCATTCTCTGAAGTAGTTCAAAAACCTGGATACCAAGAAGCACTGAAAAAACAAGGTATTATGCCTGTATTTATCACTGGTGACGATGCTTACCAAATGATGAAAGAAGACCACGAGATGTATGCTGAGTTAATTTCAGCAACCCTGAAAAAATAA
- a CDS encoding sialidase family protein — protein MPFVMKETQFVLDNAHSLFNHCHASTIVRVPNSERLLTAFFAGDKEGSGNTAIWLVMKEGDHWQHAQPVVKNPGVAHWNPVLHVDPSTGNIWLFYKTGPDVHSWTTQYVISKDGGNSWSLPSELVSGDVAPRGPVKNKVLVMSNGEWLAPGSVEDDQFWDAFVDISSDNGQHWLRVDIPIEHHKGEQAEHEIWQGLKDDALWETDLQRVFQWDGVIQPTLWESRPGHVHAMMRSTRGTIYRSDSTDYGRSWCPAYATILPNNNSGIDVVSFADGQLALVYNPNSGNWSRRYPISVSLSSDNGSTWSEPFDLLDGEGEFSYPAIIAENNTLHVTFTWNRKNIVYQQLMATQ, from the coding sequence ATGCCTTTCGTGATGAAGGAAACCCAGTTTGTGCTTGATAATGCACATTCACTTTTTAATCACTGCCATGCTTCAACGATTGTGCGTGTGCCTAACTCTGAGCGTTTGTTAACCGCTTTTTTTGCTGGCGATAAAGAAGGTAGCGGTAATACCGCTATCTGGCTGGTAATGAAAGAGGGTGATCATTGGCAACACGCTCAACCTGTTGTTAAAAATCCGGGTGTTGCGCACTGGAATCCAGTTTTACATGTTGACCCATCAACAGGTAATATCTGGCTGTTTTATAAAACGGGTCCCGATGTACATAGTTGGACGACCCAATACGTTATCTCGAAGGATGGCGGAAATAGCTGGAGTTTACCGAGTGAATTGGTTTCTGGTGATGTAGCACCTAGAGGTCCTGTGAAAAATAAAGTGTTAGTGATGTCGAATGGCGAGTGGTTGGCACCGGGATCGGTTGAGGATGACCAATTCTGGGATGCGTTTGTCGATATTTCGAGTGACAACGGTCAACACTGGTTGCGAGTAGATATTCCAATTGAACATCATAAAGGTGAACAAGCGGAACATGAAATCTGGCAGGGTTTAAAGGACGATGCCTTATGGGAGACTGATCTACAACGCGTTTTTCAATGGGATGGCGTGATACAGCCAACACTATGGGAATCCCGGCCTGGGCATGTGCATGCCATGATGCGGAGTACGCGCGGTACTATTTATCGTAGCGATTCAACGGATTATGGGCGCAGTTGGTGTCCAGCTTATGCAACAATATTACCAAATAATAATAGCGGCATTGATGTCGTCTCCTTCGCAGATGGTCAACTGGCATTGGTGTATAACCCGAATTCAGGTAACTGGAGTCGTCGTTATCCAATCTCTGTTAGTCTTTCATCCGATAATGGCAGTACTTGGTCTGAACCATTCGATTTACTCGATGGGGAAGGCGAATTTTCATATCCAGCTATTATTGCTGAAAACAATACCCTACACGTGACCTTTACTTGGAATCGAAAAAACATTGTTTATCAGCAGTTAATGGCTACTCAATAA
- a CDS encoding ABC transporter ATP-binding protein, with protein MNNLLTLEHVSIFHQESGKKLIDDISFSIKQGRTLAIVGESGSGKSLMSKAIMGLLPEQLAMSGEIFFEGKKISHEALSQRRALLGTSLGVIVQNGMSAFDPLMRIGKQFCQTLIYHFSYSKKQAIEETQSALSHVFPYQFQSIMQAFPHQLSGGQLQRVMIAIALALSPKLLIADEPTTALDAPLRQDILKLLHHVVTTHHSTLIFISHDLGLVNEIADDILVMQRGKMVECGDKTTVLSHPTQEYTRYLINARRQLSLRFEQLINKKID; from the coding sequence ATGAACAACTTACTGACGCTTGAGCATGTTTCTATTTTTCATCAAGAAAGTGGAAAAAAGCTGATTGATGATATTTCTTTTTCGATAAAACAAGGACGTACATTAGCGATTGTCGGAGAAAGCGGTAGTGGCAAAAGTTTGATGAGTAAAGCCATTATGGGGTTGCTACCTGAACAATTAGCAATGTCAGGAGAGATTTTTTTTGAAGGAAAGAAAATCAGCCATGAAGCACTTTCTCAACGTCGAGCTTTATTAGGAACATCTTTAGGTGTGATTGTGCAAAACGGCATGAGTGCCTTTGATCCCCTGATGAGAATAGGAAAGCAATTTTGCCAAACTTTAATCTACCATTTTTCCTATTCTAAAAAGCAAGCCATAGAAGAAACTCAGTCGGCATTATCTCATGTTTTTCCTTATCAATTTCAATCTATTATGCAGGCGTTTCCTCATCAATTAAGTGGCGGGCAACTACAACGTGTGATGATTGCGATTGCACTTGCTTTATCACCGAAGCTATTAATTGCTGATGAACCGACAACGGCGCTTGATGCACCACTTCGCCAAGATATTTTAAAATTGCTTCATCATGTCGTTACAACGCATCATTCAACACTGATTTTTATTTCTCATGACTTAGGGCTAGTTAATGAAATTGCCGACGATATATTAGTCATGCAAAGAGGTAAAATGGTTGAATGTGGCGATAAAACAACCGTTTTATCGCATCCAACACAAGAATATACGCGTTATTTAATTAATGCACGCCGACAGCTTTCATTACGCTTCGAGCAATTGATTAATAAAAAAATAGATTAA
- the opp1C gene encoding nickel/cobalt ABC transporter permease: protein MWQLFWQRLAKDKSAQLCLLVIMIVVIAGIFAPWLAPHDPTLTSIRLKFKPMSFDYPLGTDNLGRCIFSRLLFGVRTTVFYALLAMSVTLIIGWLMGMLAGFFHGKTDTLIMRLCDVVLSFPAEIMILALVGIMGPGIGNILIAVILVKWAWYARMIRGVVRQYSHRNYIAYAQVIGAPSSHILRRHLLPVTFAETIVLASTDIGSVILMISALSFLGLGVQPPTPEWGNMLSEAKNVMVLHPEQMLPAGIAITLVVTAFNFWGDFLRDVFDPDNRQSVGEKHEQLTDA from the coding sequence ATGTGGCAACTGTTTTGGCAACGACTTGCAAAAGATAAAAGCGCACAACTGTGCTTATTGGTGATTATGATTGTGGTTATCGCAGGAATATTCGCCCCTTGGTTGGCACCGCATGATCCCACATTAACCTCGATACGTTTGAAATTTAAGCCAATGAGTTTTGATTATCCGTTAGGTACGGATAATTTAGGACGCTGTATCTTTTCAAGATTATTGTTTGGTGTAAGAACAACGGTATTTTATGCCTTATTAGCCATGAGTGTGACATTAATAATTGGTTGGTTAATGGGAATGTTAGCCGGATTTTTTCATGGCAAGACAGATACATTAATTATGCGGTTATGTGATGTGGTTTTGTCATTTCCAGCAGAAATTATGATCTTGGCGCTAGTGGGAATAATGGGACCGGGTATTGGTAATATCTTAATTGCCGTTATTTTAGTGAAATGGGCATGGTATGCCAGAATGATCAGAGGGGTTGTTCGCCAATATTCTCATCGTAATTACATTGCATATGCACAGGTAATTGGTGCGCCGTCTAGTCATATTTTACGGCGACATCTATTACCGGTCACTTTCGCTGAAACTATTGTCTTAGCATCAACAGATATTGGTAGTGTTATCTTAATGATATCAGCTCTCTCCTTTTTAGGGTTAGGTGTACAGCCACCCACGCCAGAATGGGGAAATATGCTTAGTGAAGCAAAAAATGTCATGGTATTACACCCAGAGCAAATGTTACCCGCAGGGATTGCCATTACCCTTGTTGTCACCGCATTTAATTTTTGGGGTGATTTTTTACGTGATGTGTTTGATCCCGATAATCGTCAGTCAGTAGGAGAAAAGCATGAACAACTTACTGACGCTTGA
- a CDS encoding ABC transporter ATP-binding protein — MLLNVENISKFYTQKNNTLFGEKVKVIDSLSFNINSSEAFGLVGESGSGKSTLARLICGLELPDSGAISLNNKPVTKRLHRQGIISIVFQDYMTSVNPTLTVGEIIAEPIKIINPSISHQALKTLIFAFLDKVELPKSCYTRYIFELSGGQAQRVCLCRALASYPKLIVLDEALSSLDIPTQVQILDLLKQLKEEFTLSYLFISHDIQTVAYFCDKVMFFLQGRNIELCEINNLGNVSHDYSKKLIQSVI, encoded by the coding sequence ATGTTATTAAACGTTGAGAATATTAGTAAGTTTTATACTCAAAAAAATAACACACTATTTGGTGAAAAAGTGAAGGTTATTGACTCACTCTCTTTTAATATTAATTCAAGTGAAGCCTTTGGTTTAGTGGGTGAAAGTGGCAGTGGAAAAAGCACGTTAGCGCGTTTAATTTGTGGATTAGAATTACCTGACAGTGGCGCAATCTCTTTAAATAATAAGCCCGTTACAAAACGACTTCATCGCCAAGGTATAATTAGTATTGTTTTTCAAGATTATATGACTTCCGTTAATCCGACATTAACGGTGGGCGAAATTATTGCTGAGCCGATTAAAATCATTAATCCAAGTATTAGCCATCAAGCATTGAAAACACTTATTTTTGCTTTTTTAGATAAAGTAGAATTACCTAAAAGTTGCTATACACGTTATATATTTGAACTTTCTGGCGGGCAGGCTCAAAGAGTCTGTTTATGTCGTGCATTAGCGTCTTATCCAAAACTTATTGTATTAGATGAAGCGCTTAGCTCCTTAGATATTCCCACGCAAGTTCAAATATTAGATTTATTAAAACAGTTAAAAGAAGAGTTTACACTCTCTTATCTTTTTATTAGTCATGATATTCAAACGGTGGCTTATTTCTGCGATAAAGTGATGTTTTTTTTACAAGGCAGGAATATTGAATTGTGTGAGATAAATAATTTAGGCAATGTTTCTCATGATTATTCTAAAAAGCTTATTCAATCTGTTATTTAA
- a CDS encoding signal transduction protein, whose product MLNLNLPKLPTTITAGQKEILMVTNADLREPANVTCWPVQKKFEDKLAAALDAQGYKMKRAHEINEARGHGFISSQREGCDMFAAIDPDAPVIVLLTAWQYSHHIASSLAHHRGPILLLANFDGTWPGLVGMLCLAGTMTSLGKNYSRLWSEEFDDEFFVDGLATWLKYGYVNHKLSYLTDIAPTHRVMATEAGEVGRKVGEYIIKNKEIIGLFDTFCMGMINGVFPQQAMINIGMPIESLSQSALLVEMAKVPTELREACLQWYEDNGMTFMFGQDDKTELTREQVMEQCAMMIAMARFVKRFGLTAVGVQYQQGLKDCCPASDFAEGAIGSTARFPLPDENGEIICPNTPIPCINEVDMGTAIPQTMLWRLLTSLGLPAETTLHDIRWGSEYEGTFYWDMEISGSVPFEHLKGGLKGATGYRQPPMFFPKGGSTIAGQGKAGRLLWGRAHYEGTDVIMHIGTGVAVELPEAEFERRRKATNYEWPLLNCTLDGVTRDDLMAGHQSNHITVAYVDEDKLAFVLKAFVAQALTQGIQVKVAGDAINLL is encoded by the coding sequence ATGTTGAACTTAAATCTACCAAAATTACCGACAACCATCACAGCAGGTCAGAAAGAGATCCTGATGGTCACCAACGCAGACTTACGCGAGCCTGCAAACGTAACGTGCTGGCCTGTACAGAAAAAATTTGAAGATAAATTGGCTGCAGCATTAGACGCTCAAGGTTACAAAATGAAGCGTGCTCATGAAATTAATGAAGCTCGCGGTCATGGTTTTATCAGCAGTCAGCGTGAAGGTTGCGATATGTTTGCCGCAATCGATCCTGATGCACCGGTTATTGTGTTATTAACCGCATGGCAATATTCACACCATATTGCCTCTTCATTAGCACATCATCGTGGCCCTATTTTACTGCTGGCTAACTTTGATGGTACATGGCCGGGTCTGGTGGGCATGTTGTGTTTAGCGGGTACGATGACCAGTTTAGGTAAAAATTATTCACGTTTATGGTCAGAAGAGTTTGATGATGAATTCTTTGTAGATGGCTTAGCAACTTGGTTGAAATATGGTTATGTAAATCATAAGCTTAGCTATCTTACAGATATTGCGCCAACACACAGGGTAATGGCGACAGAAGCTGGCGAAGTGGGTCGTAAAGTCGGCGAATACATAATTAAAAATAAAGAAATAATCGGTTTGTTCGATACATTCTGTATGGGAATGATTAACGGGGTCTTCCCACAACAGGCAATGATCAATATTGGTATGCCAATTGAATCCCTTTCTCAATCTGCGTTACTGGTCGAAATGGCAAAAGTACCGACAGAATTAAGAGAGGCATGTTTACAGTGGTACGAAGATAACGGGATGACGTTTATGTTTGGTCAAGATGACAAAACTGAACTCACTCGTGAACAAGTGATGGAGCAGTGCGCCATGATGATTGCAATGGCGCGTTTCGTAAAACGTTTTGGTCTAACAGCGGTGGGTGTGCAATATCAGCAGGGCTTAAAAGATTGTTGCCCAGCGTCTGACTTTGCTGAAGGTGCGATTGGTTCAACCGCGCGTTTCCCACTGCCAGATGAAAACGGCGAGATTATCTGCCCTAACACGCCAATTCCTTGTATCAACGAAGTGGATATGGGTACGGCTATTCCTCAAACGATGTTATGGCGTTTATTAACATCATTAGGATTACCTGCTGAAACCACACTACATGACATTCGTTGGGGTAGTGAGTATGAAGGAACATTCTACTGGGATATGGAAATTTCAGGCTCTGTTCCTTTTGAACACCTTAAAGGTGGCCTAAAAGGCGCAACAGGTTATCGTCAGCCTCCGATGTTCTTCCCTAAAGGGGGTTCAACTATCGCAGGTCAAGGCAAAGCAGGGCGCTTATTATGGGGCCGTGCACACTATGAAGGTACTGATGTGATTATGCATATTGGTACAGGTGTGGCTGTGGAGTTACCTGAAGCAGAATTTGAACGTCGCCGTAAAGCAACTAACTACGAATGGCCATTATTAAACTGTACGTTAGATGGCGTAACTCGTGATGACCTTATGGCGGGACATCAAAGTAACCACATTACTGTGGCTTATGTTGATGAAGATAAATTGGCGTTTGTGCTAAAAGCATTTGTTGCTCAAGCACTGACTCAAGGTATCCAAGTGAAAGTGGCAGGTGATGCCATTAACTTACTGTAA